From a region of the Rhizophagus irregularis chromosome 3, complete sequence genome:
- a CDS encoding uncharacterized protein (SECRETED:cutsite_IEA-FN; SECRETED:prob_0.9067); SECRETED:SignalP(1-23) yields MKLSIPLTIVTIICIIALEQIEAFNSTFGVFVFLASCKVWATDNLGYTVMDTGWLNCEQDDPNFTFHSRDITANPYRLHAKVMGSLRKTKSRGPFTSDTCFKFSGTVAKWSFDQQDSSFCQHPT; encoded by the coding sequence ATGAAACTTTCCATTCCTTTAACCATTGTTACTATAATTTGCATTATAGCGCTTGAACAAATTGAAGCATTTAATTCTACTTTCGGTGTATTTGTGTTTTTAGCTTCATGTAAAGTTTGGGCTACAGATAATTTGGGTTATACCGTAATGGATACCGGATGGTTGAATTGCGAACAAGATGATCCAAATTTTACATTTCATTCTCGAGATATAACAGCTAATCCATACAGACTTCACGCAAAGGTTATGGGCAGCCtgagaaaaacaaaaagtagAGGACCATTTACCTCAGATAcctgttttaaattttctggAACTGTTGCTAAGTGGTCTTTTGACCAACAAGACTCGTCATTTTGCCAGCACCCTACTTAA